One window of the Haloarcula halobia genome contains the following:
- a CDS encoding succinate dehydrogenase/fumarate reductase iron-sulfur subunit, with translation MSTQIEQQETETEEQEAEPEVESPGDRRRAAKRQRLDEQEAQRVAEEETLDDEETVHLKVFRYDPEVEGKQEPRFDDFTVPYHKGMTVLDALIYARDRYDSSLTFRHSCRQAVCGSDALFVNGRQRLGCKTQLSDLDDPVRIEPLPHQEVVKDLVVDMEHFYDQMEAVEPYFDADELPEDDLEEQRQTRENREKVKMSTRCIWCGACMSSCNIAAGDNEYLGPAAINKAYRFAMDEREGEQRKQERLRIIEQEHGVWRCQTQFSCTEVCPKDIPLTEHIQALKRESVKNNLKFW, from the coding sequence ATGAGCACACAAATCGAACAACAGGAGACGGAGACCGAAGAGCAGGAGGCGGAACCGGAGGTCGAATCCCCCGGCGACCGCCGTCGAGCGGCGAAGCGACAGCGACTCGACGAGCAAGAGGCCCAGCGCGTCGCCGAGGAAGAGACCCTCGACGACGAGGAGACGGTCCACCTGAAGGTGTTCCGCTACGACCCAGAGGTCGAGGGCAAGCAGGAACCCCGGTTCGACGACTTCACGGTCCCCTACCACAAGGGGATGACCGTCCTCGACGCGCTCATCTACGCCCGGGACCGCTACGACTCGTCGCTGACGTTCCGCCACTCGTGTCGCCAGGCGGTCTGTGGCTCCGACGCGCTGTTCGTCAACGGCCGGCAGCGACTCGGCTGTAAGACCCAGCTGTCGGACCTCGACGACCCGGTCCGCATCGAACCGCTCCCCCACCAGGAGGTCGTCAAGGACCTCGTCGTGGATATGGAGCACTTCTACGACCAGATGGAGGCCGTCGAGCCGTACTTCGACGCCGACGAACTCCCCGAGGACGACCTGGAAGAACAGCGCCAGACCCGCGAGAACCGCGAGAAGGTGAAGATGTCCACCCGGTGTATCTGGTGTGGCGCCTGCATGTCCTCGTGTAACATCGCCGCCGGCGACAACGAGTACCTGGGCCCCGCGGCCATCAACAAGGCCTACCGCTTCGCGATGGACGAACGCGAGGGCGAACAGCGCAAGCAGGAACGACTGCGCATCATCGAACAGGAGCACGGCGTCTGGCGCTGTCAGACCCAGTTCTCCTGTACCGAAGTGTGCCCGAAGGACATCCCGCTGACCGAGCACATCCAGGCGCTCAAGCGGGAGTCGGTGAAGAACAACCTCAAGTTCTGGTAA
- a CDS encoding acyl-CoA dehydrogenase family protein has translation MDFALSDEQRQVRDEIRRFAENELRPVATEYDRAEKYPGEIVQKAAEMGLTGSNIPLEYGGAGYDTLTNVLLAEELFAADPGIGLCIQSAAFGADAVVEFGTDEQKAQFLEPVATGEAVMGAAISEPDTGSDVSSVSTQARKEGDEWVVDGTKMWITNGSVGDYFVVLCETDPDAEGRYNGFSQLVVEADRDGFEAEKITGKLGIRASDTAELVLDGVRVPEENLVGTRGAGFLQLMQFFDETRTGVAAQGVGIARGAAERALEYAQEREQFGRPISEFQAIQHKLAEMFTEIEAARQLTYKSAWSVDNEDEQLTQLASMAKEKASRVAVEVADEAVQIHGGAGYVDDFDVERFYRDAKITQIYEGTTEIQKNIIARELLGKGIV, from the coding sequence ATGGACTTCGCACTCTCAGACGAGCAACGACAGGTCCGCGACGAGATCCGCCGCTTCGCGGAAAACGAGCTCCGGCCGGTCGCGACCGAGTACGACCGCGCGGAGAAGTATCCGGGCGAGATCGTCCAGAAGGCCGCCGAGATGGGCCTGACGGGGAGCAACATCCCGTTGGAGTACGGCGGCGCCGGCTACGACACCCTCACGAACGTCCTCCTCGCCGAGGAGCTGTTCGCGGCCGACCCCGGCATCGGCCTCTGCATCCAGTCGGCGGCCTTCGGAGCCGACGCCGTCGTCGAGTTCGGTACCGACGAGCAAAAAGCGCAGTTCCTCGAACCCGTCGCCACTGGCGAGGCGGTGATGGGGGCCGCCATCTCCGAACCGGACACCGGGTCCGACGTCTCCTCGGTGTCGACCCAGGCCCGCAAGGAGGGCGACGAGTGGGTCGTCGACGGCACGAAGATGTGGATAACCAACGGGTCGGTCGGGGACTACTTCGTGGTTCTCTGTGAGACCGACCCCGACGCCGAGGGGCGCTACAACGGCTTCTCGCAACTCGTCGTCGAGGCAGATCGCGACGGCTTCGAGGCAGAGAAGATCACCGGGAAGCTGGGCATCCGTGCCTCGGACACGGCCGAACTCGTCCTCGACGGCGTGCGGGTCCCCGAGGAGAACCTCGTCGGGACTCGCGGGGCGGGGTTCCTCCAGCTCATGCAGTTCTTCGACGAGACGCGGACCGGCGTCGCCGCTCAGGGCGTCGGCATCGCCCGCGGGGCCGCCGAGCGTGCCCTCGAGTACGCCCAGGAACGCGAGCAGTTCGGGCGCCCCATCTCGGAGTTCCAGGCCATCCAGCACAAGCTCGCAGAGATGTTCACCGAGATAGAGGCCGCGCGCCAGCTCACTTACAAGTCCGCCTGGAGCGTCGACAACGAGGACGAACAGCTCACGCAACTCGCTTCGATGGCAAAGGAGAAGGCGTCGCGGGTAGCCGTCGAGGTTGCCGACGAGGCGGTCCAGATCCACGGCGGTGCCGGCTACGTCGACGACTTCGACGTCGAGCGGTTCTACCGCGACGCGAAGATCACCCAGATATACGAGGGGACCACCGAGATTCAGAAGAACATCATCGCCCGCGAGCTGCTTGGCAAAGGCATCGTCTGA
- a CDS encoding succinate dehydrogenase hydrophobic membrane anchor subunit: protein MAEHYSSFERGGRRWLFQRLTAVFLIGVLAFHFVLLHFVNHAADITFLGTQARMSQVGYFATMWLFLVTATFHGVNGVYNALLNQGLTGSQKNAVKYLLGVAGLLLVVQGTRVALAMTNLV from the coding sequence ATGGCCGAACACTACTCCTCTTTCGAGCGGGGCGGCCGCCGCTGGCTGTTCCAGCGTCTGACAGCCGTCTTCCTCATCGGCGTCCTCGCCTTCCACTTCGTCTTGCTGCACTTCGTGAACCACGCCGCCGACATCACGTTCCTCGGTACGCAGGCCCGGATGAGTCAGGTGGGCTACTTCGCGACGATGTGGCTGTTCCTCGTGACGGCGACGTTCCACGGTGTCAACGGCGTGTACAACGCCCTCCTCAACCAGGGACTCACGGGTTCACAGAAAAACGCCGTCAAGTACCTCCTCGGCGTCGCTGGCCTCCTGCTCGTGGTGCAGGGGACCCGCGTCGCCCTCGCGATGACCAACCTCGTCTAA
- a CDS encoding 3-hydroxyacyl-CoA dehydrogenase/enoyl-CoA hydratase family protein codes for MDFEDIDTIAVLGAGNMGHGIAEVAALAGYEVRMRDINDELVQDGYDNIEWSLNKLAEKDQLTQAEADAALDRVTPLVDVEDAVGDADVVIEAVPEKMEIKKDVYQEVVEYAPDEAIFATNTSSLSITELAEVTDRPEQFCGMHFFNPPVRMALVEVISGAHTSEETLAAIEQLAEAFDKSPVRVRKDSPGFIVNRILVPLMNEACWLVHDEEATIAAVDATTKFGIGLPMGALELSDQVGNDVGLHVLEYLHEVLGDAYTPCPLLEQKVEAEKLGKKSGEGFYDYEDGGVEIPRDAAREDIETRLLALLANEVGKLVANDVAPVGDIDEAVMLGGGWPEGPAKMTDEAGLETLVGTLDELHEETGDPRFEASEGLRNAAEEGGFYGGADEKSTEYDTINVEYPREHVGHIELDRPHRMNTVSTEMLDELGDAIDVLSEDDDVRAVLVTGAGDKAFSAGADVVSAASSANPLDGIELSRAGQETFAKFEECPMPVVAGIDGYILGGGMELATAMDLRVASERSTFGQPEHDLGLLPGWGGTQRLANIVGEGRAKEIIFTADHFDAEEMADYGFVNDVVANDELLEAALSLAEKLAAGPPIAQDFTKRAMHAGRDDEDAGLAVESQAFGHLFGTEDLMEGITAFSADRDPEFEGK; via the coding sequence ATGGATTTCGAGGACATCGACACTATCGCGGTACTCGGCGCGGGGAACATGGGCCACGGCATCGCCGAGGTGGCCGCCCTCGCCGGCTACGAGGTCCGGATGCGGGACATCAACGACGAGCTCGTCCAAGATGGGTACGACAACATCGAGTGGTCGCTGAACAAGCTGGCAGAGAAAGACCAGCTCACCCAGGCAGAGGCCGACGCGGCGCTCGACCGGGTCACCCCGCTGGTCGACGTCGAGGACGCCGTCGGCGACGCCGACGTGGTCATCGAGGCCGTCCCCGAGAAGATGGAGATCAAGAAAGATGTCTACCAGGAAGTCGTCGAGTACGCGCCCGACGAAGCTATCTTCGCGACCAACACCTCCAGTCTCTCTATCACCGAGCTCGCCGAAGTGACCGACCGACCCGAGCAGTTCTGCGGGATGCACTTCTTCAATCCGCCGGTCCGGATGGCCCTGGTCGAGGTCATCTCCGGCGCCCACACGAGCGAGGAGACGCTCGCGGCCATCGAACAGCTCGCCGAGGCCTTCGACAAGTCGCCGGTCCGGGTCCGCAAGGATTCGCCCGGGTTCATCGTCAACCGCATCCTCGTCCCCCTGATGAACGAGGCCTGCTGGCTCGTCCACGACGAGGAGGCGACCATCGCGGCGGTCGACGCGACGACGAAGTTCGGCATCGGCCTGCCGATGGGTGCGCTCGAACTGTCCGACCAGGTGGGCAACGACGTCGGCCTCCACGTCCTCGAGTACCTCCACGAGGTGCTGGGCGATGCCTACACGCCGTGTCCGCTCCTCGAACAGAAAGTCGAGGCGGAGAAACTCGGCAAGAAGAGCGGCGAGGGGTTCTACGACTACGAGGACGGCGGCGTCGAGATCCCGCGTGACGCGGCTCGCGAGGACATCGAGACCCGACTGCTGGCCCTGCTGGCCAACGAAGTCGGCAAGCTCGTCGCGAACGACGTCGCGCCCGTCGGCGACATCGACGAGGCGGTGATGCTCGGCGGCGGGTGGCCCGAGGGGCCGGCGAAGATGACCGACGAGGCCGGACTGGAGACGCTCGTCGGGACGCTCGACGAACTGCACGAGGAGACCGGCGACCCGCGCTTCGAGGCGAGCGAGGGGCTCCGCAACGCCGCCGAGGAGGGCGGCTTCTACGGCGGTGCCGACGAGAAATCGACGGAGTACGACACCATCAACGTCGAGTATCCACGCGAACACGTCGGGCACATCGAACTCGACCGGCCACACCGGATGAACACGGTCAGCACCGAGATGCTGGACGAACTCGGCGACGCAATCGACGTGCTGAGCGAGGACGACGACGTGCGTGCGGTGCTGGTGACCGGGGCGGGCGACAAGGCCTTCTCGGCCGGCGCCGACGTCGTCTCCGCGGCGAGCAGCGCGAACCCGCTCGACGGCATCGAACTCTCGAGGGCCGGCCAGGAGACGTTCGCCAAGTTCGAGGAGTGCCCGATGCCCGTGGTCGCGGGCATCGACGGCTACATCCTCGGCGGCGGCATGGAACTGGCGACGGCGATGGACCTCCGTGTCGCCTCCGAGCGCTCGACGTTCGGCCAGCCCGAGCACGACCTCGGCCTGCTCCCGGGCTGGGGTGGCACCCAGCGGCTCGCGAACATCGTCGGCGAGGGGCGCGCGAAGGAGATCATCTTCACCGCCGACCACTTCGACGCCGAGGAGATGGCCGACTACGGATTCGTCAACGACGTGGTGGCAAACGACGAACTGCTCGAGGCGGCACTCTCTCTGGCCGAGAAGCTCGCCGCCGGGCCGCCCATCGCACAGGACTTCACGAAGCGCGCGATGCACGCGGGCCGGGACGACGAGGACGCCGGCCTCGCGGTCGAATCCCAGGCCTTCGGCCACCTCTTTGGCACCGAGGACCTGATGGAGGGCATCACCGCGTTCTCCGCCGACCGCGACCCCGAGTTCGAAGGCAAGTAG
- a CDS encoding FAD-binding protein, whose product MYEHDVIVVGAGGAGLRAAIAAHEEGADVALVTKLHPVRSHTGAAEGGINAALQEGDSWDLHAYDTMKGSDYLGDAPAIDTFAKTAPEEVIQLEHWGMPFSREDDGRVSQRPFGGLSYPRTTYAGAETGHHLLHTMYEQAVKRGIEVYDEWYVTNLAVTDHDDPEDRECHGCVAYDIKSGKIAGFRAKGGVILATGGLGQAFDHTTNAVANTGDGCAMAYRAGVPMEDMEMIQFHPTTLPSTGVLISEGVRGEGGILYNDDEERLMFEYGYANNDGELASRDVVSRSELTEINEGRGIEDEYVHLDMRHLGEERILDRLENILHLAEDFEGVDGLDEPMPVKPGQHYAMGGVETDENGETCIEGLYAAGETACVSLHGANRLGGNALPELLVFGARAGYHAAGKDMKTAEIQTGPSAKSEAGDVHPPVEPGAIDAGGEDVAADGAAVEPTAVIENAVERERHRVETLLESDGINHAEVRAEVQETMTDNVNVFREEDSLKQALRDIRQARVDYEDVAVADPSRTYNTDLIHTIETRNILDVAEAITLGALAREEFRGAHWRAEHQERKDDEWIKHTMLAWNDGTPELYYKPVILEGDEQTYEPKERSY is encoded by the coding sequence ATGTACGAACACGACGTTATCGTGGTCGGCGCGGGCGGCGCCGGCCTCCGGGCGGCCATCGCAGCGCACGAAGAGGGCGCAGACGTCGCCCTCGTGACGAAACTCCATCCGGTGCGAAGTCACACCGGGGCGGCCGAGGGTGGCATCAACGCCGCGCTCCAGGAGGGCGACTCCTGGGACCTGCACGCCTACGACACGATGAAGGGGTCGGACTACCTGGGCGACGCCCCCGCCATCGACACGTTCGCGAAGACGGCCCCCGAGGAGGTCATCCAGCTCGAACACTGGGGGATGCCGTTCTCCCGCGAGGACGACGGTCGCGTCTCGCAGCGACCGTTCGGCGGCCTCTCATACCCGCGGACGACCTACGCGGGCGCCGAGACGGGTCACCACCTGCTGCACACGATGTACGAGCAGGCGGTCAAGCGCGGCATCGAGGTCTACGACGAGTGGTACGTCACGAACCTCGCCGTCACCGACCACGACGACCCCGAGGACCGCGAGTGTCACGGCTGTGTCGCCTACGACATCAAGTCCGGGAAGATAGCGGGGTTCCGCGCGAAGGGCGGCGTCATCCTGGCGACGGGCGGCCTGGGCCAGGCGTTCGACCACACGACCAACGCCGTCGCCAACACCGGCGACGGCTGTGCGATGGCATACCGCGCCGGCGTCCCGATGGAGGACATGGAGATGATCCAGTTCCACCCGACGACGCTGCCGTCGACGGGCGTCCTCATCTCCGAGGGGGTCCGCGGCGAGGGCGGTATCCTCTACAACGACGACGAGGAACGCCTGATGTTCGAGTACGGCTACGCGAACAACGACGGCGAACTCGCCTCCCGCGACGTCGTCTCCCGGTCCGAGCTCACCGAGATCAACGAGGGTCGGGGAATCGAGGACGAGTACGTCCACCTCGACATGCGGCACCTGGGCGAGGAGCGCATCCTGGACCGCCTCGAGAACATCCTCCACCTCGCGGAGGATTTCGAGGGCGTCGACGGCCTCGATGAACCCATGCCGGTCAAGCCCGGCCAGCACTACGCCATGGGCGGCGTCGAGACCGACGAGAACGGCGAGACGTGCATCGAGGGGCTCTACGCCGCCGGCGAGACGGCCTGTGTCTCCCTGCACGGTGCGAACCGCCTGGGCGGCAACGCCCTACCGGAACTGCTGGTCTTTGGCGCCCGCGCCGGCTACCACGCCGCGGGCAAGGACATGAAGACCGCGGAGATCCAGACCGGCCCGTCCGCCAAGAGCGAGGCCGGCGACGTCCACCCGCCGGTCGAACCCGGTGCCATCGACGCCGGCGGCGAGGACGTGGCCGCCGACGGGGCCGCCGTCGAACCCACGGCCGTCATCGAGAACGCGGTCGAACGGGAGCGCCACCGCGTCGAGACCCTCCTCGAGTCGGACGGCATCAACCACGCCGAGGTCCGCGCCGAGGTCCAGGAGACCATGACGGACAACGTCAACGTCTTCCGCGAGGAAGACAGCCTGAAACAGGCGCTCCGCGACATCCGGCAGGCACGCGTCGACTACGAGGACGTCGCCGTGGCCGACCCGTCGCGGACGTACAACACCGACCTCATCCACACCATCGAGACGCGCAACATCCTGGACGTCGCCGAGGCGATCACGCTCGGGGCGCTGGCCCGCGAGGAGTTCCGTGGCGCCCACTGGCGCGCCGAGCACCAGGAGCGCAAGGACGACGAGTGGATCAAACACACCATGCTCGCCTGGAACGACGGGACCCCTGAACTGTACTACAAGCCCGTCATCCTCGAAGGCGACGAACAGACCTACGAGCCCAAGGAACGCTCGTACTGA
- a CDS encoding RimK family alpha-L-glutamate ligase: protein MSEEDITVGVLSLHSSKESKAILNAVDEMGYDTEWLRAQNTRVEVEDGEATLFPEVDVIANRLLLSSDEHPAEGIGLALTLERLAPMLNEPIAATRALHKFASATALVDAGVPVPDAVLALSNSELNAARERFGEQAVYKTAIGTHGGGTWMVDLDNPVNSQVGNRHAFLQEFIDHDGSRHHDLRVYVVGDRIVGAMNRYAPEGEWRTNVALGGDVEDMTNKLPSRVREIALDAAEAIGLDYAGVDVIEGEDGYYVLEVNPTAGFRGLFEASGISPAPYIAKLAVERAGGHVPEEAVDRISGVLDDSRPACMPREETKRKPERVTIGYIEEVQVTGTRGTETILAKSDTGATRTSIDSQLAADIGTGPIKDIVRIKSGSLKSGRSRPVVDLVVGIGGEQHTVTASVEDRSHMDYPLLLGRDILTHYQVDVNKRADSEPDGEEEEEETAEE, encoded by the coding sequence ATGAGCGAGGAAGACATTACAGTGGGCGTGTTGAGCCTCCACTCGAGCAAGGAGTCGAAGGCCATCCTGAACGCCGTCGACGAGATGGGCTACGACACGGAGTGGCTGCGCGCACAGAACACGCGCGTCGAGGTCGAAGACGGCGAGGCGACACTGTTCCCGGAGGTCGACGTCATCGCCAACCGCCTGCTGCTCTCGAGCGACGAGCACCCCGCCGAGGGCATCGGACTGGCGCTGACCCTCGAGCGCCTGGCGCCGATGCTGAACGAACCCATCGCCGCCACGCGGGCGCTCCACAAGTTCGCCAGCGCGACGGCGCTGGTCGACGCGGGCGTCCCCGTCCCCGACGCGGTGCTCGCGCTCTCGAACAGCGAGCTCAACGCTGCGCGCGAGCGCTTCGGCGAGCAGGCGGTCTACAAGACTGCCATCGGAACCCACGGCGGCGGGACGTGGATGGTCGACCTCGACAACCCCGTCAACTCCCAGGTCGGGAACCGCCACGCCTTCTTACAGGAGTTCATCGATCACGACGGGAGTCGTCACCACGACCTGCGCGTCTACGTCGTCGGCGACCGCATCGTCGGTGCGATGAACCGCTACGCCCCCGAGGGCGAGTGGCGGACCAACGTGGCCCTGGGCGGCGACGTCGAGGACATGACGAACAAGCTCCCCAGCCGAGTCCGCGAAATCGCGCTGGACGCGGCCGAGGCCATCGGCCTCGATTACGCCGGCGTCGACGTCATCGAGGGCGAGGACGGCTACTACGTCCTCGAGGTCAACCCCACGGCCGGGTTCCGGGGCCTCTTCGAGGCCAGCGGCATCAGTCCGGCACCCTACATCGCGAAGCTGGCCGTGGAACGCGCGGGCGGCCACGTGCCGGAGGAAGCCGTCGACCGTATCTCCGGCGTGCTCGACGACTCCCGCCCGGCGTGCATGCCCCGCGAGGAGACAAAGCGCAAGCCCGAGCGGGTCACTATCGGCTACATCGAGGAGGTCCAGGTCACCGGGACCCGCGGGACCGAGACCATCCTCGCGAAGTCCGACACCGGGGCGACCCGGACCAGCATCGACTCGCAGCTGGCGGCCGACATCGGGACCGGCCCCATCAAGGACATCGTCCGCATCAAGTCCGGGAGCCTCAAGTCCGGTCGCTCGCGCCCCGTCGTCGACCTCGTGGTCGGCATCGGCGGCGAACAGCACACCGTCACCGCGAGCGTCGAGGACCGCTCGCACATGGACTACCCCCTCCTTTTGGGTCGGGACATCCTCACCCACTACCAGGTCGACGTCAACAAGCGCGCCGACAGCGAACCCGACGGGGAGGAGGAAGAAGAGGAGACCGCCGAGGAGTAG
- the sdhC gene encoding succinate dehydrogenase, cytochrome b556 subunit has protein sequence MSQSYNRGTVEDFGRWREFTAGMWAWIFHKFTGWVLVGYLFTHIAVLSTAINVDPAAAQSSADIYTNTIAGLESLLVVRFLEVGLLAVAVFHILNGIRLLMVDLGVGLESQDKSFYASLVLTGAIVVASVPTFLGGKLV, from the coding sequence ATGAGTCAGTCTTACAATCGCGGCACCGTCGAGGACTTCGGACGGTGGCGGGAGTTCACGGCCGGGATGTGGGCCTGGATATTCCACAAGTTCACCGGCTGGGTGCTCGTGGGCTACCTCTTTACCCACATCGCGGTCCTGAGCACCGCGATCAACGTCGATCCGGCGGCCGCACAGTCGAGCGCGGACATCTACACGAACACGATTGCGGGCCTGGAGAGTCTCCTCGTCGTGCGGTTCCTGGAGGTGGGGCTCCTGGCCGTGGCCGTCTTCCACATCCTGAACGGCATCCGACTGCTGATGGTCGACCTCGGCGTGGGTCTCGAATCACAGGACAAGAGTTTCTACGCGTCGCTGGTGCTGACCGGCGCCATCGTCGTCGCGAGCGTGCCGACGTTCCTCGGGGGGAAGCTCGTCTGA
- a CDS encoding DNA-3-methyladenine glycosylase family protein, whose amino-acid sequence MSDSPHRTLRTDDDIGPLVEAHGELTLEPAADLFERLVVSILRQQVSMASAAATRERLFDAVSVTPESVLAADDALLRDAGLSRQKTRYVNEVAEAFRREGYSIEYFDGMSNDAVRAELTDITGVGRWTADMQLMFALGREDVFPVGDLGIRKGFRAVVGDVEDRAAMAAYAETWAPYRSYASLYLWRAGEDIAESVDEVVES is encoded by the coding sequence ATGAGCGATTCGCCCCACCGGACGCTGCGAACGGACGACGACATCGGCCCGCTGGTCGAGGCCCACGGCGAGCTCACGCTCGAACCCGCAGCGGACCTCTTCGAGCGCCTGGTCGTCTCGATTCTCCGCCAGCAGGTCTCGATGGCGTCGGCGGCGGCGACCCGCGAGCGGTTGTTTGACGCCGTCTCGGTCACGCCCGAGAGCGTCCTCGCTGCGGACGACGCGCTCCTTCGGGACGCCGGCCTCTCCCGGCAGAAGACCCGCTATGTCAACGAGGTCGCCGAGGCATTCCGGCGAGAGGGCTACTCCATCGAGTACTTCGATGGGATGAGCAACGATGCTGTCCGGGCGGAACTGACCGACATCACGGGTGTCGGCCGATGGACGGCGGACATGCAACTGATGTTCGCACTGGGCCGCGAGGACGTCTTCCCGGTCGGCGACCTGGGCATCCGCAAGGGGTTCCGGGCCGTCGTCGGCGACGTCGAGGACCGCGCGGCCATGGCGGCGTACGCCGAGACGTGGGCACCGTACCGGAGTTACGCTTCGCTGTACCTCTGGCGGGCCGGCGAGGACATCGCCGAGAGTGTCGACGAGGTCGTCGAGTCGTAG
- the epsC gene encoding serine O-acetyltransferase EpsC: MFTTLRDDVRTAIAKDPAAVSPVEVVLTYAGLHAVWLYRLAHALWVRDHTLSARLLSHAARFLTGVEIHPGATIGDRLFIDHGMGTVVGETADIGDDVLMYHGVTLGGASMRREKRHPTIEDGVTLGANATLVGPITVGENATVGAGAVVVDDVPPETTVVGNPARPIEATDAVPTRDPAVVDG; this comes from the coding sequence ATGTTCACCACACTCAGAGACGACGTCCGGACGGCGATAGCGAAAGACCCGGCTGCGGTCAGCCCCGTCGAAGTCGTCCTCACCTACGCCGGACTCCACGCCGTCTGGCTGTACCGCCTGGCCCACGCCCTGTGGGTCCGTGACCACACGCTGTCTGCGCGCCTGCTCTCGCACGCCGCGCGCTTCCTGACCGGGGTCGAGATACACCCCGGCGCGACCATCGGCGACCGGCTGTTCATCGACCACGGGATGGGGACCGTCGTCGGCGAGACGGCCGACATCGGCGACGACGTGCTGATGTACCACGGCGTCACGCTCGGGGGCGCGTCGATGCGGCGCGAGAAACGCCACCCGACGATCGAGGACGGCGTCACCCTCGGTGCGAACGCGACGCTCGTCGGGCCGATAACGGTCGGGGAGAACGCCACCGTCGGCGCGGGCGCCGTCGTCGTCGACGACGTCCCTCCGGAGACCACTGTCGTCGGCAACCCCGCGCGCCCGATCGAGGCGACGGATGCCGTCCCGACGCGGGACCCCGCCGTCGTCGACGGCTGA
- a CDS encoding HalOD1 output domain-containing protein, with product MPLDAPERSEVSVPASVRIVETIAELEGVDPLDLEPGLDTVIDTDALDYLVRHEGGSFTLEFTYGTHHVLVTEDAIHVDGTVSTPLD from the coding sequence ATGCCCCTAGACGCCCCGGAACGGTCCGAGGTGTCGGTCCCGGCCTCGGTCCGCATCGTGGAGACGATAGCCGAACTCGAGGGCGTCGACCCGCTCGATCTGGAACCGGGACTGGACACCGTCATCGACACGGACGCGCTCGATTACCTCGTCCGCCACGAGGGCGGGTCTTTCACCCTCGAGTTCACTTACGGGACACACCACGTGCTCGTGACCGAGGACGCCATCCACGTCGACGGCACGGTGTCGACCCCCCTCGACTGA
- a CDS encoding succinylglutamate desuccinylase/aspartoacylase family protein, translating to MDEATPFTYDGGRVDPGEIQNVRYTVSETYMGDAVRMPVTIVNGGRPGPTVFLSAAAHGDELNGVEVVREVAQEWDHEDLAGTLVCLPVLNVPAFLAQERYLPIYDRDLNRSFPGHKDSTSAKRMAHRIFRNFLEPCDLGLDFHTSTRGRTNMLHVRADMSDPEVARVANAFASNLIIASEGPDGSLRREASRAGTPTITIEMGEAHRFQRGLIDSALESVRSVLAEFGVLESEVVRWPGWRAVVENGVGDKTWLRADAGGLVDMHQERGGIVYEDETICTITNPFKTETTDVTAPFTGLLVGVLENPLVYPGNPLCHLVHLDERTRRAIEQTGAVSIEGR from the coding sequence ATGGACGAGGCCACGCCGTTCACGTACGACGGCGGCCGGGTGGACCCAGGTGAGATTCAGAACGTGCGGTACACCGTCAGCGAGACGTACATGGGCGATGCGGTCCGGATGCCGGTCACCATCGTCAACGGCGGACGGCCCGGACCGACGGTGTTTCTCAGCGCCGCCGCCCACGGCGACGAGCTCAACGGCGTCGAGGTCGTCCGGGAGGTGGCCCAGGAGTGGGACCACGAGGACCTCGCGGGCACGCTGGTCTGTCTCCCGGTGTTGAACGTCCCCGCGTTCCTCGCCCAGGAGCGGTACCTCCCTATCTACGACCGCGACCTGAACCGGTCGTTCCCCGGCCACAAGGACTCGACCAGCGCCAAGCGGATGGCACACCGTATCTTCCGGAACTTCCTGGAACCGTGTGACCTGGGCCTTGACTTCCACACCTCGACGCGCGGGCGGACGAACATGCTCCACGTCCGGGCCGACATGTCCGACCCGGAGGTGGCCCGCGTGGCAAACGCCTTCGCCTCGAATCTCATCATCGCCTCCGAGGGTCCTGACGGGTCGCTCCGCCGTGAGGCCAGTCGCGCGGGGACGCCCACAATCACCATCGAGATGGGCGAGGCCCACCGGTTCCAGCGCGGACTCATCGACAGCGCCCTGGAGAGCGTCCGCTCTGTCCTCGCGGAGTTCGGGGTGCTAGAGAGCGAAGTCGTCCGGTGGCCCGGGTGGCGGGCCGTCGTCGAAAACGGGGTGGGCGACAAGACCTGGCTCCGGGCCGACGCGGGTGGCCTCGTCGACATGCACCAAGAGCGGGGCGGCATCGTCTACGAGGACGAGACCATCTGTACGATCACGAACCCGTTCAAGACAGAGACCACGGACGTCACCGCGCCGTTTACCGGCCTGCTCGTCGGCGTCCTGGAGAACCCGCTGGTCTACCCGGGGAATCCCCTGTGTCACCTCGTGCACCTCGACGAGCGGACCCGACGAGCGATCGAGCAGACGGGTGCGGTGTCGATCGAGGGCCGCTAG